In one window of Juglans regia cultivar Chandler chromosome 3, Walnut 2.0, whole genome shotgun sequence DNA:
- the LOC118347985 gene encoding uncharacterized protein LOC118347985, with translation MAEGTRSYAQIVDSMNHLQQQQERQQKQIEDAICLLLKQQEAARLERETQDKKIQEVLQQISKISCHDSILKILDASEAGTFLSWEEFIKAVQIRFGSTPYDDPMESLTRLKQVSTVNDYKSEFEIFSNRIRGFYEKNKLSCFLSGLRDEIRLPVRMLNPLSLNDAFGLAKIQEQYVVSIRRPWRNSLTDSSKFSPESNLLNSGQTPSLLGAPRVSPLPRLPYHKVSESQMVERRRKGLCYFCDDKWQPGHKCARPKLFLLEGMEFGESSGEENVDATGELVVEPVEVEAEMASISLQSMVGGGRPKTMRLMACIGKKKLIILIDTGSTHNFVDTVAAARCKLHVQLGQTISVKVANGWTVPQSNLIDDEESFETFGCGSKGIFLQIVACSSIELPSLQNVQVQQLLQQYKEVFNEPTGLPPNRSHDHKINLKQDISAISVRPYRYPFYQKPEIEKIVKELLNSGVIRPSQSPFSSPVLLVRKSDGTWRMCIDYRALNEATIKDKAGYHQIRMRDEDIPKTAFRTHEGHYEFLIIPFGLTNAPSTFQGLMNEVFKPFLRQFVIVFFDDILVYSSDISATNSFNALKAAVTSPSVLALPDFTKAFVIECDACATNIGAVLMQDQRPLAFFSQALKGKNLILSTYEKELLALVLAVKKWRPYLLGSAFVIKTDHHSLKYLLEQKIGTIAQQRWLSKLLGYEFSIEYKQGVENKVADALSRKDQVDEFGELAALSFPTPTWLSELKEAYATDQDT, from the exons aTGGCAGAAGGAACGCGTTCGTATGCTCAAATAGTAGATTCAATGAATCACTTACAGCAACAACAAGAACGTCAGCAAAAGCAGATCGAAGATGCGATTTGTTTATTGTTGAAGCAGCAAGAGGCGGCGAGATTGGAAAGAGAAACAcaagacaaaaaaattcaagaggTTTTACAACAAATCTCTAAGATTTCTTGTCACGATTCGATTCTGAAGATCCTG GATGCTAGTGAGGCAGGAACCTTTCTTTCTTGGGAGGAATTCATCAAGGCTGTTCAGATCCGTTTTGGATCTACTCcgtatgatgatcctatggagtcACTTACTCGACTCAAGCAGGTTAGTACAGTTAATGATTACAAATCTGAGTTTGAGATCTTTTCCAATCGTATTAGAGGCTTTTATGAGAAAAACAAGTTGAGCTGTTTTTTGAGTGGCCTGCGAGATGAGATCAGATTACCTGTTAGGATGTTGAATCCTTTATCCTTGAATGATGCCTTTGGTTTAGCCAAAATTCAGGAACAGTATGTGGTGAGTATAAGGAGACCTTGGAGAAATTCACTTACTGATTCGAGTAAGTTTAGTCCAGAGTCGAATTTGTTAAATTCTGGACAAACTCCTTCACTGTTAGGAGCACCACGAGTTTCTCCTTTACCTAGGCTTCCTTATCATAAGGTGTCTGAGTCTCAGATGGTGGAAAGGCGTAGAAAAGGCCTTTGCTATTTCTGTGATGATAAATGGCAACCAGGTCATAAATGTGCAAGGCCAAAGTTATTTTTACTAGAAGGTATGGAATTTGGTGAGTCAAGTGGTGAAGAAAATGTTGATGCTACTGGTGAGTTGGTTGTTGAACCTGTGGAAGTTGAAGCTGAGATGGCTTCTATTTCATTACAGTCTATGGTAGGTGGAGGAAGACCTAAGACCATGAGACTTATGGCTTGTATTGGCAAGAAGAAgttgataattttaattgacaCTGGTAGCACACATAATTTTGTGGACACTGTGGCTGCTGCTCGATGTAAATTACATGTACAACTTGGCCAGACTATTAGTgttaaagtggctaatg GTTGGACAGTACCTCAGTCAAATCTTATTGATGATGAGGAGTCCTTTGAGACTTTTGGTTGTGGAAGTAAAGGCATTTTCCTGCAGATAGTGGCTTGTAGTTCCATTGAACTTCCATCATTGCAGAATGTACAAGTGCAGCAACTTCTGCAGCAGTATAAGGAAGTTTTTAATGAACCTACTGGATTGCCACCCAATAGGTCTCATGACCACAAGATCAATTTGAAACAAGACATTTCTGCTATCAGTGTTAGACCTTATAGATATCCTTTTTACCAAAAaccagaaattgaaaaaattgttaaggagCTCTTGAACTCTGGGGTTATTAGGCCAAGTCAGTCACCCTTCTCATCTCCTGTGTTGCTAGTCAGGAAGTCTGAtggcacatggagaatgtgtattgactataggGCTTTAAATGAAGCCACTATTAAAGACAA AGCTGGTTATCATCAGATACGTATGAGAGATGAGGATATTCCTAAGACTGCCTTcagaactcatgaagggcattatgaatttcttataATTCCCTTTGGTCTCACCAATGCCCCTTCAACATTTCAGGGCcttatgaatgaagttttcaagCCATTCCTTCGACAgtttgtcattgttttctttgatgacatactgGTTTACAGCAGTGACAT ATCTGCTACAAACTCTTTTAATGCATTGAAAGCTGCTGTCACTAGCCCTTCTGTTCTTGCCTTGCCTGACTTCACCAAAGcatttgttattgagtgtgatgcttgtgCAACTAACATAGGAGCAGTTCTGATGCAAGACCAAAGGCCCTTAGCTTTTTTCAGTCAAGCCTTGAAAGGGAAAAACTTAATTCTTTCCACTTATGAGAAAGAACTTCTAGCCTTAGTGCTAGCTGTTAAGAAATGGAGGCCATATCTTTTAGGAAGTGCTTTTGTGATCAAAACTGATCACCATAGCCTTAAATATTTGCTTGAGCAGAAGATTGGCACTATTGCTCAGCAAAGATGGCTTTCTAAGCTTCTTGGTTATGAATTTTCTATTGAGTATAAGCAAGGGGTGGAGAACAAGGTGGCTGATGCCTTGTCTCGAAAGGATCAGGTGGATGAGTTTGGAGAGTTGGCAGCATTGTCATTTCCCACACCAACATGGCTCTCAGAATTGAAAGAAGCTTATGCTACAGATCAGGACACATAG